The following is a genomic window from Bombus vancouverensis nearcticus chromosome 15, iyBomVanc1_principal, whole genome shotgun sequence.
TTGATCTTTGTTAAACTGTGCCTTTTGCGATAAATCCTGAAACTGTTTCTGCTCCATTTTCTGTAGCATCTTTAATTCCCTTAGCTCTTGCTTCCTAAAGATTTGATCGTCATAAACTTTACCGTTTTCATCATCGCCGTAAATTACCTTCGACGTCGTCGTAGTAACTACGACACCATCGATCTCAAACTTTCTAGTTCGCTTTCTCgtctttttcttcaaattcatcATTTGAATATCTTCTTTCGTTCTTGTTGGTCGTGGTATATCACGATTATAATCGGGCTTCCGTCGCAATACTACTTCCTCGTCCACTTCCGCCGATTGTCCTTGACTTAGATGATTTTCCTTGCTGGATTCCCTACTATCCTGACTTATCGTGGTAGAAATGGATTCAGCATCGGAGCGATCTATGCTCTTACTGGGCGTATGCGACCTTGTCGATCCAGATTCACTTTGAGATCTAGATCCTTCGAAGCTATCCGGAGATACTCTTTTCTCTTTGTATCCTTTATTTACTTCTTTTTGTTTAAGCGTTTTCAACGTTTTCTCGTCCATAGGAGTAACCATTGCAGATTTATCGTTCTTCAACAAACCATTCATTTTCTTGGAACTTCTTTCCACTTCATCGATATCTATGGATTCTATAGTCGTCCCAGCAACTATCATTTTAGTAATTTCATCTCCGCTATCGCTTTTTGTACTCGACATTTCGATTAAGCTTGCGTCACTGTGAGAAGAAAAAGTTCGTACGGCTTCGTGTTTATTAAGTATCGAGGAATCTTTCACTTGTTCCTTATCTTCGCCGACGGTAACGACAGAAACGTGACTAGTGTCCTGCAATTCGTCTATGATCGGACTCACAATGAGAACCTCGGATTCGTCTAACTTCTTGCCAACTCTTTTAGAAACGTCTGTAAGAATTATAGGTTGCTCTTGGGGCATGTACTCTAAGCTATCTAAACTAGGAAAGCCGTCATCGTCGGTTGAACTTTCGTTCACTTGTGTTTTGTTTAATTCATTCGCTACAATAACAACTTCCGATGTTGGAGGAGGTTGACGACAAGAAGGACTCGCTGCCAGTGACACAGCATCGACAAGAACCGGAGGATGCGTCGTTACTACAGTTACTTGACTAACGTTGCTCGCAAGACTATTCGATAAATCTGGACTATCTGCTGTGATCCGGACGGTTGATGTATTTGGACGTATTTCTTGGTCGGATTTACCTGAAAGATCAATACGTATTCCTTTATTCCTATAAGTATTAATAATCCACTTCTAATCTTATAACATGAACTAAATATTTACGACTATTGTTATAAACaataaactaattgtataaTGTAAAATGATAAAGTAACTTTGATTTTACCGGTAATGACAACTACATTATCACCGCTGCTTCTTCTCGAAGCATTTCTAATGGGAGTTGATGTAATTACTGATACATTCACTGAAGAACCTTTTTTCTCACAGTTTACGTTATCGCTGTTGCTCGTCATATTTTCGTAATTGTGTTCTTTACTTGGCCATTTTTTATCCCGTTTCCCGTCAAattcgtccgaaaagttttctAACGAAACATATCTGGAAGATCCTTCGCTATGACTTTTGACAACAGATTCTGGTTTAGATGTTCCATAATCAGTTTTAACATCTTCAGTAGAACATGCTTTAACGATATTTTTTTCGGATGCGCTTGCAGTTAGATCTCGTTGAGATAACGTCTCCATAGAAGAAATACTCATTCGCATTTCAGTATCCATCGAAAACCGTTTCTCTAAAACTGCATTTAACTTTTGCTCTACAGATTTTCGTTTTTCTTGTAAACTCTTATAATTTTCTTCTGATGAAGATTGTCCTTTAACTTGTATATCAGCTGGAGTTTTCTTTTCAATTCTGAAATTTAATGTCCttcatataaataattaatattaaattagatATAAATTCAAACAAACATGTGCGAATATGTCGATGAAAATTTAACACAACTAGAAATAAGTACCTGTTCTTTTCTTCTAAAGACGATTGTTTATTGAATACTGGTTTCGTCCAATCTTCGGCCAATTCTAATTTAACTGGTGCTgatttccttttctcttctaaTGATAATTGTGTTCTCGGTGATGAATTCGTCTTATTATCTACAGATCTTTGCCTGATATCACCTTTGTTTGCATCATCTATCTTATTCTTCTCTCTTTCATTATTATCTGGTACATTCTTTTCTAAACTAGGTAGTACGCTTGTTTTCTCGGAGAGCGCGTCTACACTTGTTTGTTCCTTACCTATCATTTCTTGAGCAGACTGAGACGGTTCGTTTTTGTCTCTCTGTTGCTTATCAGTAATCTTACATTCATTTAATACTTCTGCATCGCTTTGTTTATCAatcattttcaaattattttccttATCTTCAATTTTACTATTCTGTCGCATAAGTGGCGGAGGAGGTGCAGGCCCTTTTTCTCGAGATACCCTACGTTCGTTTGTTTCATTTGTACTAGGAGGTTTAGGTGCCTGAAAATTAAATTACGATGTTATtgctatttatttaaaaatatctacAATTGATTAAAAAGAAATGTACTTGTTTTTTCTCAACAGAGACAGGTATGTTGTCTTTTGATTCTGCTTTACGTAATTTCTTGTTTCTATCCTCCTTTTCACCATCCCTGTTAATTTCTCGTTTatgattttcttcttttttcgctgACACAGGTGATGCAACAAGATTTTCCTTTTCAGAaactgaaaaaagaaatataagcacaatttataataattttcagcGTTACCTAAACGACATTTAATATAGTATAAATCATATTTACTCTGAACATCAGCGTCACTGCGCATAGACGCAGAGTCATCTCCGAGTTGATCCAGCTCCAGAGGAAGCTGAGATGTACGTTGCTCCTGAAATTTGTatgattctattttatttacatatgaTTATATAATTCATACACACGATACAATTCATAATTAAGAATATCCAAACTGATACAAAATACGAAATGTAACTTCTAAGAATAATAAAGTATGCAAAATGGAGGAATTATTAAAATACCAAAAAAGATAAGAAGAATTATTACTTTACATGAAtatgaaaacaaaaaatagtgaaaataaaaatacataattaatatatttttataaaaattgccATAATATTAATTATGGCAAACATTATGGTCTAATAtgaataaatttcatataaaaatagCTTATGCACTGCAGTtgtaaaaacaataaaaatagcGAAGAACTGTAATAATATGTACAAAAAATACATTGAAATCAAGTTACACAACACTTATTGCATAAGCTACTGACCTGACAAACGCAGGGATGATGGGGCTGGCGAGGCCCAGGAGAGCCGCATGCACAGCCAAATTATCCAAATTACAATACCATATTTATTAGGATATCATTAGATTAAATGTTacaaagaaaaacaaaatgaaaagtttaataaaatttttaaaattatgatGTCAAATAGTACCATATGtaacaaataataaatgtaataataattcaaatacatatttataatttttatgagAATAAAATTACCGTATTAATTTGGCAAATTAAAGAGAAGCATACTTTTACAACGCATATTACATGCATGAATCTGTCTAAGATATTATGCATGTTCATCATGCATAAGTATAACAAAGAGTAATTATGTGTTGTATGAAACTGAGATGGAATTTATTAAAGATTTACATAACCgcatacaaaaatacttcattACAATTATAAACTTCCggaatacaaataaatatttttcattttctaatcGTGTAAGAACGACTAATAAATTTGAACAATTCAATCTATGTGGTTTGTTCAAAAGCAGCTTACCAATCCGTTGATACTGTTCTCTGTGCTTTTTCGCTTTTTTGGCCTTCTATCAAAACGAAAGCGTGTAACAACGTATATACATGTTAATACCGTTTATAAAGCTCTATACATCGTTACGAATTAAAAGATCGCAAAGTTATAAAGCGTTATTTTCACACAAAGGTTATTCGaatagaaaattttcatttttgcaTCTCTTCttaattaactaaattaaattaaCGACAATTAACaatatagaattaaaaactACCTCTGTTTCTTCATCAACCAATTCTTCCTCAACAACATCAGCCTTATATTCCAATAATAAATCTCTGATTGGTTTTGAATCCAAATTACGATTTATAAACGGATGTTTCAACAACTCATCAGCTGTAGGTCGCGACGTTGGATCCTTTATAAGGGCTTTTgcaataaaatcattaaaatcTTTGCTCCATTTTCCGGGTTGATCAAGTTTTGGTGGATCGCTTTTTTGTATTTTAAGAAGAACGCGCATTGGAGACATTTCATGGTTTGGTGGTTCCATTTGCGCAAATTCGATTAAAGTAATACCAAGTGACCAAATGTCTACctgtatataagatatatacatatttatatatttatatgaaaaatattaaccCTTCGCGGACAGGACGGTTCGAAGTCAACCGTACTGTGAGGCCGAGCTACTGCCGCGATAGTCATTTAAAATTGCCAGCGCACATTTCTGCTTAGACGCGTTTTTCATTCATAGATGTCAAATTCTAGACATATGTACATGCACAGATTCTCCAcaggataaataaaataacacacATTTGAGTCTTTTGGTTCTATCAGTTGTTTTCGCCGAACGCGTATATGAGTTTCTCGTCCATAGCGATGCGTTTACGTGAGACGCATATATGAGTCGTTCAGCTTTATAATTGTTTTCGCCAAATGCATATATGAGTTCCTTGGCCAAATTGGTGGCTTACGCAGATCACATATATGCGGCGGTAGCCCGCAAAgggttaattataaaataaaaacgtcATATCAATATCTAAGCACAAAAAACGTATAATTTAGAAATGTGCTACTCACTTTGAAATCATAAGGATTATCTCTAAATGTCTCACATAACACTACTTCTGGAGCCATCCAATATGGTGTTCCAATAAATGTGTCATGTTTTTGTAAAGTATGCTTGTTTTTTGCAGATACTCCAAAGTCAGCTGTGGAcaaggtaattttttaatttttctttatatatagaatataaaatagtaaTTATATATGAATTTGGAAAGTATGAGGATTACCTAATTTTACTCCCCCTGCCATTGTTAATAAAACATTTCCTGCCTTTAAATCCCTATGGATAACTTTAGATTTGTGTAAAAATGCAAGACCTTTGGTCATATGTTGACATATATAGGCTATTTGTGGTTCTGTTAAAGCTTTTGCCAATTCAACCATTATAGAATCAACAGCACCACCATCACAATATTCTATTAACatctataaatttatattaatagaaTTATACAAATGCTAATTGAGAAATATAGATATTAAACCTATAAGTATTATATAACTGTAAACATACCCATAGTTTACCCTCAATAAAATATGCTTCATGTAATTCAACAACATTTGGGTGTTTACACTCTGATAAAATATCTATCTCGATCATAAAATCACTAAGATCATCTTCTCCTTCCAGTGCACACATTTTTGCAGCAGCAAGCTGTTGAGTTTGCCTGTGCTGTGCCTGAAATATTCGATACTTGTTTAATAAATTGAACAATTACAACTAGAAGCATTtgattatgaaattatataaacaatgtattaccttataaaCTTTCCCAAATGCCCCATCTCCTAATTCACCTATCATTTCCCAGAATTCTTCTGGGTTACAATCcattttaatattattgtacaatttctttttcttcgcgtCATTTCCACCGAAGTGGAATGCCTTTTTTAAATTTGATAAGAATGACATTTTTGTGattcttatttaatatattcgCATGTATAAAAATTACACTTCTATTACATTATGTCATAAAACTCAGTAATGTTTATCATTAGCAACAAATATGTACTTTACACTTAAACATAAATCTTATGTAGTTCTTAAATGATTCATTGTTATATGAAATCATTACAAGATGCATAAAATCATCTTTCCCTTATATATACTTTTGCATACTTTCCAttattttaacatattttctaCTAGAATAGAAAACATTCTAAAACACATATTTGGCTTATATCCCTGTTTCATACCAGGGGATTGTACCAAATCTCTCCCACATCTTGACACCATATAGTCAATATCCACTAATTAGCAAAtatattgtttaaataaatagtAATGCAAATGTAAAGAATGAAACCCAtcattaacaattttttacttttactcCTAATATATATCAAgctgaaataaagaaaaattacattaaaaattacaataatatatttacaatattgtCTAATATATTTAGAAGTGATACTACTAAGATGATATTTATTActtcttaaatttaatttaaatgaaCTAAGGCATTACACatataaaaatcataaatataatatgcataAGGATATATCATACATTTTTAGGAGAAAAAGATATAATCAAATGAATAGAATTTGAAAAATACATATTAGAATATAACTGATATTAACAACATTAACATAATATTACTTATTCAGTAAAATGAGTAAATATGAAAAGTACGAATAAAATACTTATGATAAaaccattatatatatatatatatatgtatatcaaaaagataagtataataaaagtaatgttACTAACATTCAATGCAAATTCAACAGTTTCTTATTAATTTTAGAAGCTCATACTATCTGATTAGTATACTTGGTTGCTTCACTGATAAATTGTATTAAGCTACACTTTTTAATATCTATTTACTTATCTATGAAAGGTTtaagatatacatataatcaattttatctatttattcaataagaaatacaaatttgattgatctacaaataaaaagaaataaagaaattctTTGAACTATAAGAGCAAAAAACTACGAGATCAGAAAAGTGCTGAGAATGTCAAAATTGACGGTCACGAGGTTGACACAATTTTGACAAGTAATCTACAGCCGTATCTGTCCGCCATCGTTTTGTAAATACACTTTCTCCGTCTTGTACGTGTTAGAAATCTATCAAAGATGAAATTTGTGAAAATAAAACTACATCAGAATCATCTAAATATTTCAGacgaaaattataataaaaaacaatGTATCTACGTATTTTGAATACAACGACAAAATTTCCCGTCATCTATGCTGTTTGTTAGCTTGGTAAAGCCGACGTATTTCTCTCGATTCAAGGTTTGAGAAATCGCAAAAGAACGTTTTAATCTTAGTCATACGAGGCAGTGACACAAATACATCATTAATATGATAATGATATAAAGAATTTCTTGGATtttttttcttgaaaaatatgattttttaaaaaaaatctgTAGACACATCCTCTGCTCACCTTCTCTTTTAATGATCCACCACGAAATAGGCACACTTCGTCTCGACTAATATCACCGATGATCCACTGAAAATCTTCAGATTCCACTGTTCACACTGACTGCACGTATCATCAAGAAATCCACCGTTCAAAATCCAAATATTTGAAAGAATGTGAAAACTATCGTGCGTGAAATCAGTAAACTAGACGGACCCGCACGTACGGCCATTTTCAGTAACACACGCACATCACACATTCTACTGTACCACGCCTGGAAGTGACGTAATCAATCGGCAAGTGTGCCTGTATTCTGTAAGAGGTTCTCTAACTTACGAATGCATCTTAAATGCATTTTTAACAGACTATGCAACCATTTCGCAAAATATCTCTTATGACAGTCAATGTATATATAGTGACTACAAAAAGCATTTGTACATAGCATTATTTCCTACATTTCGTTTCCatagtattaaatttttgtagttCTATGAAAGTATTATTAAACGTTACAACATTTAATATAATTAGACGCAATTAAGTAGtatgtaaatattattataaatacaatgatgtgcaaatattttttgtagctaTATTTCCAAATCAGCTACAATAAAACAGTAATAATAAAATCTGCGCTTTACTTAGGAGATTATGAGcaccaaaaaaattatatattctatGATTCTAGCATAAaaatttcgtttcctttttacgataattcaatttttataatagCCTCACATACTGAGTAGCTCTGCACATATGAAAATTAAGCATTCGTTATATTAAGTTATAGAATTGATTTTACGATATGTCACTGTAGTTACGGAAGCCTTCTAAATATATAATCTTATTAAATGTTGTGAAACAAGTTTGTTTTAGCACAAAATGTCATCAAATTAATATTATGCTTAACCATAgtactattatattataatgcTTCATTTACAACGTATTTAGAGATAAAATTCTTTCTATAAATAGTATTTACCAGTTGTGTTAGCTTTCATattaaaagataattattttatattcataaaatttgtTAGAATACAAGAAAAGAAAGTTTTAGAAAACCAGATAGGTACGAAATAGAAATAAgaatctttcttttattaacatgtatgtttattaatatgtaagtaaaatgttttcttCACTTTAAAAGCTTAATTCCTAAATGTATAAAGttaaaatatgatataaaattaaaaaattaataattctaaATGTTATCATTgtcaaggagaaaacttcgtTTACAAATTAGTACTAgattagaaataaataatacagtATGTAAATTTTTCATGGACATAGAAATTGTCCATGAAATTTTCGGACTCAAGATTACCAACATAACTCACAGAAAtaccagtttatattttcaCCTTGGTCATGTTTTCACTGTACGCTGTGCGTATGCACAACAAACCGTTGCAATAATCGATGTAATCTTTTTCcattgtttaatttaattaaatacttgTTTGTATTTATCTGAATAAATATCTCTACATACCCTGTGGAAGGTACTCTTTGTTTCCATGTAGTTCTTCATACTAAAAAACTGTTTGTGTATATAAATGTTGTAAATAACTATTATATATGTTCCTAATTAACTGTTGCTTAATGAAAGCTAAATTAAAGCATTACTTGtacttatttaataaataaagatattaaaaatgtatgatataaatatcatcattttcattaaattacgTTTTAACAACTTTAATTTTTACAGTGTGTAAGGTGAAGTTCAAATGTCTGGAAAAGAAAGAGGTTTGTttcgaattattttaaaaaattttattgcatCATTTAAACCAACCCAACATAAGCTAATTGGTGAAGATTATTATGGTACAAAATATTACGAAATTGAAAACCCAAGATCAAGGAGAAAGAACTTACCTCGATATTTCGTACCTGTAAATAAAGATGATAACACGCAAGAAGTACCAGTAGAATGGGAGGCATGGTTAAGATATCGTCGAAAAGATCCACCGTCAGAAGAAGAAATAAGACAAAATTATCAATTACAAATGATCAAAAAACGAAATGCTGCAGAACTAGAAACAAAACATGTAAGTAATGGATTACAAAAGCAAAAGCAAATTAACGAAGGAGAACGTGTACCATTTCCAGTTTATGAGGAGTATAAAAATTATGGTCAAGATTATAAGATAAAATATGATGAACAAAAGCACGAAAAAGATAAATAgacataaataaaatatctgagatttaatttaattatatatacgcTTTTAGGATGTTAAAATTAATGGAATATCTAGTAAATATGTACAAACTTTATTATAACATATACTTGTAGTACGACATATAATTTAAATGTGTATATCATTTGTTTATAGTCTATGAAtaaaacaatttattaatatgctATTTTTCTGCATATGTACTTATATTCTTCTGTAAATTAGCCCTCTCTGAACAAAAATTAGTCTGCTActgaatttaaataaaatatccgtTTTATACAGAAGTAATAATAGTGATCCAATTGCAAATCTTCCATTCAATAGTTATTTCCAACTTATACTTTAACATTTAGCCAACCGAATAGGGATATCTGTGTGACCGACCGGGAAGATCTCTCCTTTTGACTTTTGCAACgcgttctcttctttttttttgttattatcagttattgttCACCTGAAATTGTTCCCAATTGATTGCGCcactttttctgcttttataaaatacagtatataataaaatacaccaatttagtgatattaaaattaattaaaaagttacaatatccattatgactacataaagctataatcgaacgataccacattgtaaaaaaatattaaaatgcatcatgaatttttaatttcacgttcaagttgtgttatttatgtttaaccctttcgctattACGGGCGACTACAGTCGCTCTCCGTAAAATGCCACTGACATACTACGGGCGACTACAATCGCTCTGCGTAAGATACCACTGACGTACTACAGGCGACTACAATCGCTCTGCGTAAGATACCACTGACGTACTACGGGCGACTATAGTCACTCTGCGTAAGATGCCGCGTATTATACATACGACGAGTATTGTACATCCTCAAGccttttattaacaataaaacgGTGTGACAAGAGGGCAATGTATATGTTGTCCTCTTTTCACAATGAAGAGTTTCGAAACGTCATTATCGCACGcagaaaatgattaaaaaaaccAAAGTGTGTTTTCGATTATAATCGATTGATGGAAACTGTGGAGCGAATCGCGATACCAGTGCCAGATTTGCGATGTTGGCCAATGTGTAACACCATGTTTCGAAAAATACTACACGCAATACCATTATTAAAAGCTATTAGTatcatatcatattatattatattattaagaaGTTATAAATACTCTGTTTTGAGGAAAGTTTTTTTCTTCGAAAAACACCGTCAGAGCAGCTCGGTTTGCAGTGAGACGTAAACGCGGCCGCGTTTATGATCTTTCTCGCGTACTATGCTCTGTTTTGGCGCGGCGACTCGTTCAGCGGGAATGCCGCGGCGGAGAAGCCGCCCGTAGCGAAAGGGTTAATCacctttaatgtttttaatgttacctatatttttttatacttttaatatatacttttaatttgatgttttgtataaacaatatgtgaaatcgttaaataaaatcattacctTGGAAACATGCGCGGTGGACAGCGTATAGGTTAACTTGTTCGAGCGCGGTGAGAAACGTATAGCTCGCTGTGACGCgcgcggttggctaagtgttaaaaCGATTTTTTAAAACTATTATCTTACTAAGTAATGATAATAGTTTTGACTGATCTATTAATTTAAAGTCTACAAAAAtgtagataaaaattaaaagctaGACTTCTTAGTCAGAAGATAGACTATAAGTGTTGAAACTTCAAAAGATGTATTATGTACTTTCGATTAGACGCACGGAATATCACTCAACGATAGTATAACTTTTCTTTTGTTCCAAAGAAACTGACGAATTCAACAGATAATAAGTATCTTATGATCAACCAGAAAAGTCACTATTATCAAATAAAGCTTGATCATATAATTCTCCCTTCACTAAACGTCCACCGAAATAACGACCATTCAAAGAATCCCTTGCACGTTCCGCTTCTAAAATGATTATTTAATATcaatatcaaattaaaattcacacttaattaattagaaaaCAATAATTCGTTATAAACTTACCACTCATTTGAGaaaattcaacaaatatttttacgataACTTCTGCATCTTCGTCATCTTCCGATTGTCGTTCATTATAAATAATAACTCTTTCTACAACTCCAAATTTAGAACATTCATCTTGAATTTCTTCTTGTAAACTTTCATCTACATCTTCTGGGGCTACCATGTTTCGTAAAATAACAACACGGGATTCAACTTTGCGCATAAGTTTCTGCATAACAAGATGACGCGCACTTTGTCCTTTGATCGACATATTTTCTTGTTGCTGTAATGTTTGGGGTTCTGTCTCCTCTAACAATTTCTTCTGTAATTCTTCCTGTTGTTTTTGATGAGCTGCTTGTTCTTGTGCCCGTCTCATAATATCGGAATTCGTCGTAGTTGTAACAGGTATCTAGCcacatttcaaataatttaaatattgtaactTTTCAACGTATGAAtagaataataaatgaaaatctTACGACTGGAGTTCCTACTATTGTAGGTGCTACAACAGCTGGAGGAGGTATAACAACTGGCTGTCCAGGTATCGGTTGAATTATCGCAGGAGGCCGAGTTAAAGTTTGCGGTATAGCTATACCAGGCGGAGGTATAACAGGTGCTACCGTTGCTATAGTTGGCGGTGCCATCATTGTCGCTGGGGCAATAGTGGGTCTTACTATACCAGGCAAAGCTGTGTATAAAATTCATGTTCATAATGACTTCAAAGAAAATTTCAGATTCTAAAATTTCCTCAATCACTATTAACTCATACCTTGATTCAAAATCGGCGGGGCAGCTGCTCCAAGCTTGGTCAAACCAAGAGCAACTGCATTACTAGCTACAGCATCCATTGCCTGAATTTTTGCAGTTGCAGCTGCAGCTGCAACCGCAGCAGCGGTAGGCATCATACTAGTTCCACTTGGCGGACCCATAAGAGCATTTGGTGGAGTAATAGCTCTGCCTACTCGCAAGTATTGCCCACCCAAGTCAAATAAATTCATTGATGCGATAGCTTCTAACGCGGCCTGCATTGTTTCGTATTCAATAAAACCGTAACCTTTATGTCGATGGGGCGAGCTGCCTTGTGCCAATTTACAATATGTAATCGGTCCAAACGCTTCAAACACGGATTTAATATCATCCTCGGTTAAATCTTGATGGattgatgcaatataaattcgattataGTGTTTACTTTCTTCTGTAATTTCATCAATAACAGACTGGGCTTGGGGCATATTCGACGGACGCCCCACAAcctgaagaaaaataaaaattcataactAATACTTTCGACTATTAAAAGAAAAGTATTTGTAACGAATCtgtcaaatattaatattttaattacaaaaagaGAAGTATAAAAATAGGATTAGGTCCAGGAACTATATTCTTTATTCAAACACAACTTTTGAcgtgttaata
Proteins encoded in this region:
- the LOC117166142 gene encoding NADH dehydrogenase [ubiquinone] 1 alpha subcomplex assembly factor 2 isoform X1 — protein: MSGKERGLFRIILKNFIASFKPTQHKLIGEDYYGTKYYEIENPRSRRKNLPRYFVPVNKDDNTQEVPVEWEAWLRYRRKDPPSEEEIRQNYQLQMIKKRNAAELETKHVSNGLQKQKQINEGERVPFPVYEEYKNYGQDYKIKYDEQKHEKDK
- the LOC117166142 gene encoding NADH dehydrogenase [ubiquinone] 1 alpha subcomplex assembly factor 2 isoform X2, with the translated sequence MSGKERGLFRIILKNFIASFKPTQHKLIGEDYYGTKYYEIENPRSRRKNLPRYFVPVNKDDNTQEVPVEWEAWLRYRRKDPPSEEEIRQNYQLQMIKKRNAAELETKHFMRSIKIMVKIIR